The Lathyrus oleraceus cultivar Zhongwan6 chromosome 5, CAAS_Psat_ZW6_1.0, whole genome shotgun sequence genome includes the window TTCCCCTTACGTTCATCCTTCAAATTTTGATTTTCCAAGATAGCTCGGTTCATCTGAATCCGTAATTCAGTATTCTCCAATTCGAGCTCCTTAACCTTAGTAGTgagtttctccatgtcctcagggaGTATAGGCTTGGGTTCAGGAGTTTTGGGAAAAGCTGAAGCATTAAAGATAAATGGCAAATGGATTTCCCCAACTATTTCTTTCACCCATCGAGTGTAAGGTTCTTTGACGAGAAGGTttctttttccaaactctttaccCTTCCTAACAACCTTTAACCAAGCCTTTCAGATCGCTCTTACATCAGTATTACTTGCTTGGATGTCAAAGAACACAAATGGCTGTAAGTCCTTTGCGTTAGGAGGACCATCCATGGAGTAGCCGTGTTGCATTCGAGATAACATagggttataattgatgcaacccttagtaCCTAACAACggtacattaggaaattcccCATAACTGACAATAATGTATGGGGTTTCCCACTCTCGGATATACCATCGGATGGAACTTGCAGTGAGAGAAGCTAGTCTTTGAGGAGATTTAAGTTCCTTTGCCACAAAAGGGCCTTTTTTGGGCATATGTTGCATGAACCAAGTATAAAGCAAAGGAGCACAGCACAACAAAGTTCCACCCCTCTTTTCATGTCGAGCATGAAGGGCATGGTAAATGTCAGCTAAGAGAAATGGTACAGGATTGCCAGAGAGAAAGACTTCTATGGCTACCTGATCCACACATTTTTCAACGTTTTGGAAGAGCACAATCCCATGGATCAATAAAGCCAACATAACATAGAATGCATTCCAATTTCCTTTTTTCTTGAACTTCAGAGCTAAATCTTCCAAGAACATCATGGCAAAACCTTCGAAACCCCCTTTCTCAACCCAATTGTCTAGAACAGTCGGGACATTGATACTTAGGGCTAAAGCTATCTTCTTTGGGCCCGCTTCCTCTTCGAGCTTTGGAAGTGGATTGAAATCTTTCAATTTGAGACCCATGATTCTCTCaacttcttccaaagtaggagctagttggaaatcagcgaatgtgaaatagcgtagaggtggatcataataTTGTGCCAACGAGCTGATAATTCCATATTCAACTTTCTTAGTCAGAAGGCTTAAAATTTTCCCATAGTCTTTTACGAAATCATCACGCTTACTGAGAGTCAAATCAGAGATCAAACCCTTCAGACTGTCAAGcttaggttccttgtacttaagtgtgaaagtgtttctccttggagttgtcattttcaagttctcaattcctgaaacaaataagagacaactaagagtttgctttttatgatgttgatgcaatgtatgtggatgaatgtgatgcattttttttgtataagttcaataggcttaaggcatagataagtctgattgctttgtatagaacatggttctcaccaggtatgatctaagattttaaaaaaagttcctagagtcatggatccattagactgtttgctacctgcgacaacttacttgccgggcatcaact containing:
- the LOC127080537 gene encoding uncharacterized protein LOC127080537, yielding MGLKLKDFNPLPKLEEEAGPKKIALALSINVPTVLDNWVEKGGFEGFAMMFLEDLALKFKKKGNWNAFYVMLALLIHGIVLFQNVEKCVDQVAIEVFLSGNPVPFLLADIYHALHARHEKRGGTLLCCAPLLYTWFMQHMPKKGPFVAKELKSPQRLASLTASSIRWYIREWETPYIIVSYGEFPNVPLLGTKGCINYNPMLSRMQHGYSMDGPPNAKDLQPFVFFDIQASNTDVRAI